Proteins encoded in a region of the Megalops cyprinoides isolate fMegCyp1 chromosome 3, fMegCyp1.pri, whole genome shotgun sequence genome:
- the LOC118773946 gene encoding PH and SEC7 domain-containing protein 2-like isoform X2, producing MTQETWGSAPQADTPSLEPAHPVPNGVAPHLPREEEERVEPGAEPGAEPGTEGRCTGAEEEVVEELEIGMGMGSDTGRTLQPNGELLGRAEDPRNSCSDPSLGLDQGVELMNGETRHAQDMEGGTQDQQVNKRAAEWREEEEDEEDEEGDRVTEARDTNQDSFSSTFERLVEEAEEVEEEEEEEREGARESRDGFSSTFERIVESELLRGACRSSLDSLDGLSLTETDSCISLDAPLTPLIQLRAREGPGDPETPEREGSGARMARGASLGRPLRYSITSSQSENMLNRPALRGLPNGFHTDTHQPLGCQSNRANSVRLVSSSLPNSVSDADLTDLLSDSESELGSFEQLDQGSTDTLANGCHADSDAAKRLAKRLFRLDGFKRCDVARHLGRNNEFSQQVAAEYLCYFDFTGLPLDRALRVFLKAFPLMGETQERERILIHFSRRFCFCNPESPTSEDGIHTLTCALMLLNTDLHGHNIGKKMSCQQFIGNLEGLNDGKDFPKDLLKVLYNSIKNEKLEWAVEEEELRKSLSELVEGQSDSGGKRVARVADGSNPFIAIPLLLNAATYKHGVLTRKSHADMDGKRTPRGRRGWKKFYAVLRGTILYLQKDEYKPDKDLSEVDLKNAVRIHHALATRASDYSKRPNVLKLKTSDWRVFLLQAPNEAEMMSWIVRINLVAALFSAPAFPAAISSMRKFCRPLLPSASTRLTQEDQLRSHESKLKQISVEVEEHARNPPDLSLKGKEMEEYRLKAHYLTFERNRYETYVTLLRAKLQADTDELDEIEARLLCGDGGAGYLRKTQSSPSISQGPGLNGHTEATRGHTPGPAL from the exons ATGACCCAGGAGACATGGGGCTCCGCCCCGCAGGCAGACACACCCTCTCTGGAGCCAGCCCACCCTGTACCCAACGGGGTGGCGCCTCACCTGCCtcgggaggaggaagagagggtggAGCCAGGGGCAGAACCAGGGGCAGAGCCAGGGACGGAGGGTAGGTGTACAggggcggaggaggaggtggtggaggagctCGAGATCGGGATGGGGATGGGATCAGACACAGGCCGGACGCTGCAGCCGAACGGTGAGCTGCTCGGACGTGCAGAGGACCCGAGGAACAGCTGCAGTGACCCAAGCCTGGGACTGGACCAGGGTGTGGAGCTCATGAATGGGGAGACTCGACATGCCCAGGACATGGAAGGAGGCACGCAAGACCAGCAGGTCAACAAGAG AGCTGCTGaatggagggaggaagaggaggatgaagaggacGAGGAAGGTGACAGGGTGACAGAGGCGAGGGACACAAACCAGGACAGTTTCAGCTCCACATTTGAGCGGCTggtggaggaggcggaggaggtggaggaggaggaggaggaggagagggagggagcgagggagagccGGGACGGCTTCAGCTCCACGTTCGAGCGCATCGTGGAGTCAGAGCTGCTCCGGGGGGCATGCCGCAGCAGCCTGGACTCGCTGGACGGGCTGTCACTCACCGAGACGGACAGCTGCATCAGCCTGGACGCACCCCTCACCCCGCTCATCCAGCTGCGGGCGAGGGAGGGCCCGGGGGACCCTGAAACaccggagagagaggggtcgGGAGCCAGGATGGCCCGCGGGGCATCGCTCGGGAGACCGCTGCGGTACTCCATcaccagcagccaatcagagaacaTGCTGAACCGCCCTGCGCTCCGGGGTCTCCCCAACGGCTTCCACACCGACACCCATCAGCCTCTGGGCTGTCAGAGCAACCGCGCTAACTCTGTCAGGTTAGTGTCCTCTTCCCTCCCTAACTCTGTCAG tGATGCTGATCTGACGGACCTCCTTTCGGACTCGGAGTCGGAGCTGGGCAGTTTTGAGCAGCTTGATCAGGGCAGCACAGACACGTTAGCTAACGGTTGCCATGCCGACAGCGATGCCGCCAAGCGCCTGGCCAAGCGACTGTTCCGCCTGGATGGTTTCAAACGCTGTGACGTGGCCCGCCACCTGGGCAGGAA TAATGAATtcagccagcaggtggcagcagagTACCTGTGCTACTTTGACTTCACTGGCCTGCCCTTGGACAGGGCCCTCAG AGTTTTCCTGAAAGCCTTTCCCCTCatgggagagacacaggaacGAGAGCGGATTCTCATCCATTTCTCCCGAAGGTTCTGCTTCTGCAACCCGGAGTCACCTACCTCAGagg ACGGAATCCACACGCTGACCTGTGCTCTCATGCTGCTGAACACGGACCTGCACGGACAT aacaTTGGGAAGAAAATGTCCTGTCAGCAGTTCATCGGCAACCTGGAGGGGCTGAATGATGGAAAGGACTTCCCAAAGGACTTACTAAAG GTGCTGTACAACTCCATTAAGAATGAGAAGCTGGAGTGGGCAGT ggaggaagaggagctgaggAAGTCTCTGTCGGAGCTGGTGGAGGGGCAGTCCGACTCTGGAGGGAAGAGGGTGGCACGGGTGGCGGACGGCAGTAACCCCTTCATTGCCATACCGCTGCTGCTCAACGCTGCCACGTACAAGCACGGTGTCCTCACACGGAAAAGCCACGCTGACATGGACGGCAAGCGCA CTCCGAGAGGACGCAGAGGGTGGAAGAAGTTCTACGCTGTTCTGAGGGGGACGATCCTGTACCTCCAGAAG GATGAGTATAAACCCGATAAGGATCTGTCGGAGGTGGATTTGAAGAATGCTGTGCGCATTCACCACGCCCTGGCAACCCGAGCCAGCGACTACAGCAAGCGGCCCAACGTGCTGAAGCTCAAGACCTCCGATTGGAGAGTGTTCCTCCTCCAGGCTCC GAACGAGGCGGAGATGATGTCGTGGATCGTACGGATTAACCTGGTGGCGGCTCTGTTCTCCGCCCCGGCTTTTCCCGCTGCCATCAGCTCCATGAGGAAGTTCTGCAGacccctgctgccctctgcGTCCACCAGACTGACCCAG GAGGACCAGCTGCGATCTCACGAGAGCAAGCTGAAGCAGATCTCCGTGGAGGTGGAGGAACACGCCAGGAACCCCCCGGATCTCTCTCTGAAGGGCAAGGAGATGGAGGAGTACCGGCTGAAGGCGCACTATCTCACCTTCGAA AGGAACCGCTACGAGACGTACGTCACACTGCTGAGGGCCAAGCTACAGGCGGACACCGACGAGTTGGATGAGATCGAGGCCCGCCTGCTGTGCGGAGACGGGGGCGCAGGGTACCTCCGAAAGACCCAGTCCAGCCCCTCCATCAGCCAGGGTCCCGGGCTCAACGGGCACACAGAGGCCACACGGGGACACACCCCCGGTCCTGCCCTCtga
- the LOC118773946 gene encoding PH and SEC7 domain-containing protein 2-like isoform X1 → MWKKEYDVHFDFLLELLDADLTDLLSDSESELGSFEQLDQGSTDTLANGCHADSDAAKRLAKRLFRLDGFKRCDVARHLGRNNEFSQQVAAEYLCYFDFTGLPLDRALRVFLKAFPLMGETQERERILIHFSRRFCFCNPESPTSEDGIHTLTCALMLLNTDLHGHNIGKKMSCQQFIGNLEGLNDGKDFPKDLLKVLYNSIKNEKLEWAVEEEELRKSLSELVEGQSDSGGKRVARVADGSNPFIAIPLLLNAATYKHGVLTRKSHADMDGKRTPRGRRGWKKFYAVLRGTILYLQKDEYKPDKDLSEVDLKNAVRIHHALATRASDYSKRPNVLKLKTSDWRVFLLQAPNEAEMMSWIVRINLVAALFSAPAFPAAISSMRKFCRPLLPSASTRLTQEDQLRSHESKLKQISVEVEEHARNPPDLSLKGKEMEEYRLKAHYLTFERNRYETYVTLLRAKLQADTDELDEIEARLLCGDGGAGYLRKTQSSPSISQGPGLNGHTEATRGHTPGPAL, encoded by the exons ATGTGGAAGAAGGAATATGACGTGCACTTTGACTTTCTTCTCGAACTGCT tGATGCTGATCTGACGGACCTCCTTTCGGACTCGGAGTCGGAGCTGGGCAGTTTTGAGCAGCTTGATCAGGGCAGCACAGACACGTTAGCTAACGGTTGCCATGCCGACAGCGATGCCGCCAAGCGCCTGGCCAAGCGACTGTTCCGCCTGGATGGTTTCAAACGCTGTGACGTGGCCCGCCACCTGGGCAGGAA TAATGAATtcagccagcaggtggcagcagagTACCTGTGCTACTTTGACTTCACTGGCCTGCCCTTGGACAGGGCCCTCAG AGTTTTCCTGAAAGCCTTTCCCCTCatgggagagacacaggaacGAGAGCGGATTCTCATCCATTTCTCCCGAAGGTTCTGCTTCTGCAACCCGGAGTCACCTACCTCAGagg ACGGAATCCACACGCTGACCTGTGCTCTCATGCTGCTGAACACGGACCTGCACGGACAT aacaTTGGGAAGAAAATGTCCTGTCAGCAGTTCATCGGCAACCTGGAGGGGCTGAATGATGGAAAGGACTTCCCAAAGGACTTACTAAAG GTGCTGTACAACTCCATTAAGAATGAGAAGCTGGAGTGGGCAGT ggaggaagaggagctgaggAAGTCTCTGTCGGAGCTGGTGGAGGGGCAGTCCGACTCTGGAGGGAAGAGGGTGGCACGGGTGGCGGACGGCAGTAACCCCTTCATTGCCATACCGCTGCTGCTCAACGCTGCCACGTACAAGCACGGTGTCCTCACACGGAAAAGCCACGCTGACATGGACGGCAAGCGCA CTCCGAGAGGACGCAGAGGGTGGAAGAAGTTCTACGCTGTTCTGAGGGGGACGATCCTGTACCTCCAGAAG GATGAGTATAAACCCGATAAGGATCTGTCGGAGGTGGATTTGAAGAATGCTGTGCGCATTCACCACGCCCTGGCAACCCGAGCCAGCGACTACAGCAAGCGGCCCAACGTGCTGAAGCTCAAGACCTCCGATTGGAGAGTGTTCCTCCTCCAGGCTCC GAACGAGGCGGAGATGATGTCGTGGATCGTACGGATTAACCTGGTGGCGGCTCTGTTCTCCGCCCCGGCTTTTCCCGCTGCCATCAGCTCCATGAGGAAGTTCTGCAGacccctgctgccctctgcGTCCACCAGACTGACCCAG GAGGACCAGCTGCGATCTCACGAGAGCAAGCTGAAGCAGATCTCCGTGGAGGTGGAGGAACACGCCAGGAACCCCCCGGATCTCTCTCTGAAGGGCAAGGAGATGGAGGAGTACCGGCTGAAGGCGCACTATCTCACCTTCGAA AGGAACCGCTACGAGACGTACGTCACACTGCTGAGGGCCAAGCTACAGGCGGACACCGACGAGTTGGATGAGATCGAGGCCCGCCTGCTGTGCGGAGACGGGGGCGCAGGGTACCTCCGAAAGACCCAGTCCAGCCCCTCCATCAGCCAGGGTCCCGGGCTCAACGGGCACACAGAGGCCACACGGGGACACACCCCCGGTCCTGCCCTCtga